The DNA window AGACGACCGAAGGCCCATGCCGCTCCATTCCAGCACCGACCCCGCTTCGTCCGACTTTGCCCGCAACGCCGAGGCCATGCGGGCGCTGGTTGCCGAACTGCGTGAGAAGCTCGATCAGGTGGCTGGCGGCGGTGGCGAGGCCTCGCGTATCAGGCACACTTCGCGCGGCAAGATGCTGGCGCGCGAGCGCGTCGATCTCTTGATCGATCCGGGAACCGCCTTCCTGGAATTGTCGCCGCTGGCGGCCTACGGCCTCTACGGCGGCGACGTGCACTCCGCGAGCATCATCACCGGCGTGGGGCGGATATCCGGGCGCGAGTGCATGATCGTTGCCAACGACGCCACCATCAAGGGCGGCACCTATTATCCAATGACGGTGAAGAAGCACCTGCGTGCCCAGGACATCGCGCGGCAGAACAATCTGCCCTGCGTTTACATGGTCGATTCCGGCGGCGCGTTTTTGCCCCAGCAGGACGAGATTTTCCCCGACGAGCGGCATTTCGGCCGCATTTTCTACAATCAGGCGCAAATGTCGGCGCAGGGCATTCCGCAGATTGCGATCGTGATGGGCTCCTGCACGGCCGGCGGCGCCTACGTCCCGGCGATGTCGGACGAAAGCATCATCGTGCGCAATCAGGGCACGATCTTTCTCGGCGGACCGCCGCTGGTGAAGGCCGCCACCGGCGAGGTGGTCACCGCGGAAGAACTGGGCGGTGCCGACGTGCACTCACGGCAATCCGGCGTCACCGATCACTACGCCCAGAACGACGGCCATGCGATCGGGATTGCCCGGTGCATCGTCGCTTCGCTGAAACCGCCTGTGCGCACCGGTCTGAACA is part of the Bradyrhizobium erythrophlei genome and encodes:
- a CDS encoding carboxyl transferase domain-containing protein, whose product is MPLHSSTDPASSDFARNAEAMRALVAELREKLDQVAGGGGEASRIRHTSRGKMLARERVDLLIDPGTAFLELSPLAAYGLYGGDVHSASIITGVGRISGRECMIVANDATIKGGTYYPMTVKKHLRAQDIARQNNLPCVYMVDSGGAFLPQQDEIFPDERHFGRIFYNQAQMSAQGIPQIAIVMGSCTAGGAYVPAMSDESIIVRNQGTIFLGGPPLVKAATGEVVTAEELGGADVHSRQSGVTDHYAQNDGHAIGIARCIVASLKPPVRTGLNMREPREPLFAPEEIYGVVSADGRKPFDVHDIIARLVDGSEFDEFKKLYGQTLICGFAHIWGYPVGIIANNGILFSESSLKGAHFIELCCQRNIPLVFLQNITGFMVGKKYEAGGIARDGAKLVTAVATAAVPKFTVVIGGSYGAGNYGMCGRAYSPRFLWMWPNARISVMGGEQAAMVLSQLRRDNIEAKGGSWSVEEEDEFRAPTRAQFEAQGNPYYATARLWDDGVIDPADTRLVLGLGLSAATNAPIEATRFGLFRM